The following nucleotide sequence is from Natronosalvus caseinilyticus.
CGGGCGAGAGGCCGACGAGGGCACACCAGGATTTCGGGTTCAGCGACGACGGATCGACGGTTGGCCGGTCGACGACGGTGGCCGGAACGGGCGCACCGTCTGCGGGGTCCGCGAGCGATCCGAAGACGCCCATCGGGTCGACGACCACTGGCGAGACGCCGCGAGCGCGGGCGAGTTCCTCGGCGACGACCCCGAGCGTATAGGACTTGCCGTAGCCGCGTTTGCCGACGATGGACACCGCGTGCGGCCCGTCGAGGTCCAGGAAGAGTGCCGCGCCGGCGCTCCCGTCGCGGGCGCGGTACGTGCCGAAGTTCGCGGTCGGCCGGCTGCCAGTATCGTCGTCGCTATTGTCGCCATTGTCGCCATCGTCGCCGTGGTTGCCGTCACCGTGGTTGCCGTCGCCGCGTCCGATCACGAACGTCACGGCTCGTTGTGGGCTCGCTCTGCGATATAAACGTTCGCCTGCTGGCCGCCGAGAGTATAAGTCGGATGGCGCGGCAAACGGCGGCTATGTCGCTTCCAGTCGACGCCCTCGCGGGTCTCGCCTACGGTCTGTTGATCGGACTCGCCGTCACCCCCGCCTTCACGGTGGTCGCTGCTTGCTACCGGTTTGCGTTCGACGGCACACCCCCGCGAGCGGTAATCGCCGTAACCGCTTTCCTCGCTACGCTCGCCGTCTCCTGGCACCTGGACCTCCTCGAGACGGTCGGTGGTGGCGGTTTCAGACTCGTCCTCTCGACGACCGTCGTCGTGGTACTGGGAGTCTACGCCACGACCGTCGCCGACCGATTCGCGGCGACGGTTCCGCGATGGACGACCCGCTCGCTCGTCCGCGAACCGACGCTCTCGAGCGACGCCCTCGACGACGTCGACGCAACGGGGCAGGTTACCGTCACCGCGACGGACATCGCCGACCTCGAGGGCTACCCACCGCTCGACCGCCAGCGACGCCGCCGACTCGAGGCTGGTTCCTGGCGACTACCGGCGGATCTGCCGCTTCCGGCGCTCGAGTCGCGCCTCGAGGACCGGTTGCGGACGGTCCACGAACTGGCGGCCGTTCGCGTTTCGATCGACGCTCGCGGCCGAGCGTCCATCGGTGCAGCTTCGCCCAGAAACGGCGTCTCGAATCGGCTTCGACCGGGGTTTCGTGCCGTCTCTCTCACGGCCCGCGTCCCGGACGGACTCGCAGCGGGCGACCGGGTGCGCGTCGAGACGGAATCGGCGTCCGTGCCCGGCACGGTCGTCGACGTACCCTGCCTCGACGAAGGACTCGAATCGACGCGCGCGACGGCGTCCGATGGCGTCGCCAGCGTGACGGTTGCCGTTCGGACGAGCGACGCCGGTGACGTCCTCGCGACAGACCGGGCGCGTCTCGTCGTCGTCCCGGACGGACGCTCCCGGGTGTTCGAAACCTGGTCGCTCCTGGAGCGAGCGGGAACGGGCGCTCGACGGGTGGCCCTCGACGCCGACTTGCTCGCCGAACTCGAGGCCGCGAACGACGTCAGGCCGTTCGCGGCACGTCTCGAGGGCGACGACGGTGTGATGTGGCAGTTCGAGCCCGACTACTCGGCTCTCGTACCGGGCGACGAGGCGTTCGTCGTGGGCGACGAACGCCGGGTGAACGCGCTCTCCCCGTCGGCGTCCTCGGCGGTCGATGCGGACGATCACCGGTCTCGACAGTACGGTAGGAACGAATCGAACCCACCGGCCGGGGTTCTCGCGGAGGCGGTCCAGTGACATACGTCCTCCCCTCGAGCGCGCCGCTCGCACTGGTCTCCCAGTGGACGCACACTGCGGTGCTGTCCGTCCTCGGGTTCGCTGCCCTGGCTGGCGTCGTGGCGATGGGTGCCGCGTTCGTCACTCGCTGGGCGACGGGCCGGGCGCTGTCGACGGGTGTGGCTATCGTCGCAGGTTCGACCGTCCCGGCGTCCGTCCTCCTCGTCCAGGCGGTCGTCCGCGGTG
It contains:
- a CDS encoding potassium transporter TrkA; this translates as MSLPVDALAGLAYGLLIGLAVTPAFTVVAACYRFAFDGTPPRAVIAVTAFLATLAVSWHLDLLETVGGGGFRLVLSTTVVVVLGVYATTVADRFAATVPRWTTRSLVREPTLSSDALDDVDATGQVTVTATDIADLEGYPPLDRQRRRRLEAGSWRLPADLPLPALESRLEDRLRTVHELAAVRVSIDARGRASIGAASPRNGVSNRLRPGFRAVSLTARVPDGLAAGDRVRVETESASVPGTVVDVPCLDEGLESTRATASDGVASVTVAVRTSDAGDVLATDRARLVVVPDGRSRVFETWSLLERAGTGARRVALDADLLAELEAANDVRPFAARLEGDDGVMWQFEPDYSALVPGDEAFVVGDERRVNALSPSASSAVDADDHRSRQYGRNESNPPAGVLAEAVQ